In Bordetella holmesii ATCC 51541, the following proteins share a genomic window:
- a CDS encoding superoxide dismutase, translating into MAYTLPSLPYAYDALEPHIDAQTMEIHYTRHHQTYINNLNAALQAKGLPFPPIEELVAGIETLPQDVRAAVRNNGGGHANHSLFWEVMSPKGGGKPQGRLAAAIDADLGGLDSFKEQFTKAALTRFGSGWAWLSVGPDKKLVVQSSANQDSPLMEGYTPILGLDVWEHAYYLKYQNRRPDYIAAFYEVVNWPEVQRRYEAALA; encoded by the coding sequence GCCCTATGCCTACGACGCGCTCGAACCGCATATCGATGCGCAGACCATGGAAATCCACTACACGCGACATCACCAGACGTATATCAACAACCTGAATGCCGCCCTGCAGGCCAAGGGGCTGCCCTTTCCTCCCATCGAAGAACTGGTCGCTGGCATCGAAACACTGCCCCAGGACGTCCGCGCCGCTGTACGCAACAACGGTGGCGGCCATGCCAATCACAGCCTGTTCTGGGAAGTGATGTCGCCCAAGGGCGGCGGAAAGCCGCAAGGCCGTCTGGCCGCCGCGATCGATGCCGACCTGGGAGGACTGGATAGCTTCAAAGAACAGTTCACCAAGGCGGCACTGACGCGCTTCGGTAGCGGTTGGGCCTGGTTGAGCGTGGGGCCGGACAAGAAATTGGTGGTGCAAAGCAGCGCCAATCAGGACAGCCCCCTGATGGAAGGCTATACCCCCATCCTGGGTCTGGATGTCTGGGAGCATGCCTACTACCTGAAGTACCAGAACCGCCGTCCGGACTACATCGCGGCGTTCTACGAGGTCGTCAACTGGCCCGAAGTGCAGCGCCGCTACGAGGCTGCCCTGGCCTGA